One Panicum virgatum strain AP13 chromosome 9K, P.virgatum_v5, whole genome shotgun sequence genomic region harbors:
- the LOC120652946 gene encoding histone-lysine N-methyltransferase SETD1A-like: MAVMRNGLEKMLDTNSAAIALQEFEIFRTKQGEFSSDIARRMAIDRKTSPAAWWATFGGDTPVLQRVARRLLSQCAASSGCERNWSTFAYIHTKLRNRLSHQKLDKLVFVNYNLRLRLQRATRGVDPYDYDPVSSFMDLSLYRQSSAIKDWMKQSRSNGDPAFDEDSDFTDTPLPSQMFTDIGSSHGHDEDVETWAEETIGDTHLGKRKTKIGPEMRKGKKPRTEEELGSDDTTPEPSGGEDIGDDDDDDDDDDDDDDDDDDGDDDDDGDGDGDDDDDGDGNDGNESGGYRISPTIRFTGEEDFTHATQDTDHGAPTSQRQTTSTSRYGRQAPLAYDEDSSNSASSGQYYNPYSTSPPAGGFLWPPPGVVNPPLPQAVAALPYLDYHGYLPYGAPQLQHHPPTYVYLPPTDEPYEGPPGERFED, from the coding sequence ATGGCAGTAATGCGCAATGGCCTGGAGAAAATGTTGGATACTAATTCAGCAGCAATTGCATTGCAAGAATTTGAAATATTCAGGACGAAGCAAGGTGAGTTCTCTAGTGACATTGCTAGGCGAATGGCCATTGACCGAAAAACTTCACCAGCTGCTTGGTGGGCTACATTTGGGGGAGATACACCAGTGTTGCAAAGGGTCGCCCGACGCTTGTTGTCGCAGTGTGCAGCCTCTAGTGGATGTGAAAGGAACTGGAGCACATTTGCTTACATCCACACCAAACTGCGCAATAGGTTGAGCCACCAGAAATTGGACAAATTGGTCTTTGTGAACTACAACCTCCGCTTGCGTCTGCAACGTGCTACTAGAGGGGTCGATCCATATGACTATGATCCAGTTAGCAGTTTCATGGATCTTTCTTTGTACCGGCAGTCATCAGCAATTAAAGATTGGATGAAGCAATCAAGGTCCAATGGAGACCCAGCATTTGATGAAGACTCAGACTTCACTGACACTCCATTGCCGAGCCAGATGTTCACTGACATAGGCTCTTCTCATGGTCACGATGAAGATGTGGAGACATGGGCCGAAGAAACAATTGGGGACACACATCTGGGAAAAAGGAAGACTAAGATTGGTCCCGAAATGAGAAAAGGGAAGAAACCACGCACTGAGGAGGAGTTAGGTAGTGACGATACCACACCTGAGCCTAGTGGTGGTGAGGAcattggtgatgatgatgatgatgatgatgatgatgatgatgatgatgatgatgatgatgatggtgatgatgatgatgatggtgatggtgatggtgatgatgatgatgatggtgatggcaaTGATGGCAACGAAAGTGGTGGTTATCGTATATCTCCTACTATAAGGTTCACTGGGGAGGAGGACTTCACCCATGCAACACAAGATACAGATCATGGAGCACCTACTTCACAACGACAAACAACATCGACAAGTCGATATGGTCGACAGGCCCCACTTGCATATGATGAAGATAGCTCCAACTCTGCCTCCAGTGGTCAGTACTACAACCCTTACAGTACTTCTCCCCCTGCAGGGGGCTTTCTGTGGCCACCACCAGGGGTGGTGAACCCGCCACTTCCGCAGGCAGTTGCAGCATTGCCTTATTTGGATTATCACGGCTACCTACCATATGGAGCTCCACAGTTGCAACATCACCCACCTACGTACGTGTATTTGCCACCAACAGACGAGCCGTATGAGGGACCACCGGGAGAGAGATTTGAGGACTGA